The following are encoded together in the Zingiber officinale cultivar Zhangliang chromosome 8A, Zo_v1.1, whole genome shotgun sequence genome:
- the LOC122008262 gene encoding uncharacterized protein LOC122008262, which produces MATVLLPLAVIYLLGSAGLGVQATSSGREGLRLTTDARMPGYLYVRPTGRCTPQFWSSGREPWPNMVPLDSSVSKVFGSMLLERYEPGLTLLEATQRNDDIGGSVFFKLVKQSSAALLNAYSRPGFPYTAWEIKSLVLEALISDAAAALQAEQFKQANEACH; this is translated from the exons ATGGCGACCGTATTGCTGCCTCTGGCGGTCATCTATCTTCTTGGTAGTGCAGGTTTGGGCGTTCAAGCCACTTCTAGCGGAAGGGAAGGCCTCAGATTGACGACAGATGCGAGAATGCCCGGCTATCTCTACGTCAGACCCACTGGAAGATGCACTCCCCA ATTCTGGAGCAGTGGAAGAGAACCATGGCCCAACATGGTCCCTCTTGATTCATCTGTCTCTAAAGTTTTTGGGTCAATGTTGCTGGAGAGATATGAACCGGGCTTAACTTTGTTAGAGGCAACACAGCGGAATGATGACATTGGTGGAAGTGTCTTCTTCAAATTAGTGAAGCAATCCAGTGCTGCTCTCCTCAATGCTTATTCTCGGCCTGGCTTCCCCTACACTGCTTGGGAGATCAAAAGTTTGGTCTTGGAGGCTCTCATATCAGACGCTGCTGCTGCTTTGCAAGCCGAGCAGTTCAAACAAGCTAATGAAGCATGCCACTAA